The Podarcis raffonei isolate rPodRaf1 chromosome 2, rPodRaf1.pri, whole genome shotgun sequence genome window below encodes:
- the CDK3 gene encoding cyclin-dependent kinase 3 isoform X8, with product MHSKMSSKRETEGVPSTAIREISLLKELKHPNIVRLLDVVHSQKKLYLVFEYLNQDLKKYMDSSHTGELPLSLVKSYLYQLLQGVSFCHSHRVIHRDLKPQNLLINEMGAIKLADFGLARAFGVPLRTYTHEVVTLWYRAPEILLGCKFYSTAVDIWSIGCIFAEMVTRKALFPGDSEIDQLFRIFRTLGTPTESSWPGVTQLPDYKGNFPKWPRKDMKVLIPNLDRDGRDLLMQLLLYDPNRRISAKAALTHQYFWQTPSRDAREQRVVERYGP from the exons ATGCATTCCaagatgtcttccaaaag GGAGACGGAAGGAGTTCCCAGTACAGCAATTCGAGAAATCTCCCTGCTGAAAGAATTGAAACATCCAAACATAGTGAG GCTTCTCGATGTGGTTCACAGTCAGAAGAAACTCTATCTAGTCTTTGAATATCTGAATCAGGACCTTAAGAAGTACATGGACTCGTCCCATACAGGGGAGCTGCCTTTAAGTTTGGTCAAG AGCTACCTTTATCAACTGCTACAAGGTGTAAGCTTCTGTCACTCCCACAGAGTCATCCACAGAGATCTGAAGCCCCAGAACTTACTTATAAACGAAATGGGAGCCATCAAACTAGCTGATTTTGGCCTAGCAAGAGCCTTTGGTGTTCCACTGCGTACTTACACTCATGAG GTTGTAACCTTATGGTATCGGGCTCCTGAAATTTTACTAGGTTGTAAATTCTACTCAACAGCTGTGGATATCTGGAGCATTGGCTGCATATTTGCAGAAATG GTAACCAGAAAAGCCTTATTTCCTGGGGACTCCGAAATCGATCAGCTTTTCCGTATTTTCCGCACTCTTGGTACACCTACTGAATCATCGTGGCCGGGAGTGACTCAACTTCCGGACTACAAAGGGAATTTCCCAAAATGGCCAAGAAAAGACATGAAGGTGTTAATTCCAAACTTGGACCGAGACGGACGAGACTTGCTGATG CAACTATTACTGTATGATCCCAACAGACGCATCTCAGCCAAAGCTGCTTTGACCCACCAATATTTCTGGCAGACTCCATCACGAGATGCCAGAGAGCAACGTGTAGTAGAGAGGTATGGCCCATGA
- the CDK3 gene encoding cyclin-dependent kinase 3 isoform X4, whose protein sequence is MEANGRLDEQQQVRRQRMDAFQDVFQKVEKIGEGTYGVVYKAKNKQTGQLVALKKIRLDSETEGVPSTAIREISLLKELKHPNIVRLLDVVHSQKKLYLVFEYLNQDLKKYMDSSHTGELPLSLVKSYLYQLLQGVSFCHSHRVIHRDLKPQNLLINEMGAIKLADFGLARAFGVPLRTYTHEVVTLWYRAPEILLGCKFYSTAVDIWSIGCIFAEMVTRKALFPGDSEIDQLFRIFRTLGTPTESSWPGVTQLPDYKGNFPKWPRKDMKVLIPNLDRDGRDLLMQLLLYDPNRRISAKAALTHQYFWQTPSRDAREQRVVERYGP, encoded by the exons ATGGAGGCAAATGGAAGACTAGATGAGCAG CAGCAAGTAAGAAGACAGAGAATGGATGCATTCCaagatgtcttccaaaaggtAGAAAAGATTGGAGAGGGCACCTATGGGGTAGTATATAAAGCCAAAAACAAACAGACAGGCCAGCTAGTTGCTTTGAAGAAGATCCGCCTAGATTC GGAGACGGAAGGAGTTCCCAGTACAGCAATTCGAGAAATCTCCCTGCTGAAAGAATTGAAACATCCAAACATAGTGAG GCTTCTCGATGTGGTTCACAGTCAGAAGAAACTCTATCTAGTCTTTGAATATCTGAATCAGGACCTTAAGAAGTACATGGACTCGTCCCATACAGGGGAGCTGCCTTTAAGTTTGGTCAAG AGCTACCTTTATCAACTGCTACAAGGTGTAAGCTTCTGTCACTCCCACAGAGTCATCCACAGAGATCTGAAGCCCCAGAACTTACTTATAAACGAAATGGGAGCCATCAAACTAGCTGATTTTGGCCTAGCAAGAGCCTTTGGTGTTCCACTGCGTACTTACACTCATGAG GTTGTAACCTTATGGTATCGGGCTCCTGAAATTTTACTAGGTTGTAAATTCTACTCAACAGCTGTGGATATCTGGAGCATTGGCTGCATATTTGCAGAAATG GTAACCAGAAAAGCCTTATTTCCTGGGGACTCCGAAATCGATCAGCTTTTCCGTATTTTCCGCACTCTTGGTACACCTACTGAATCATCGTGGCCGGGAGTGACTCAACTTCCGGACTACAAAGGGAATTTCCCAAAATGGCCAAGAAAAGACATGAAGGTGTTAATTCCAAACTTGGACCGAGACGGACGAGACTTGCTGATG CAACTATTACTGTATGATCCCAACAGACGCATCTCAGCCAAAGCTGCTTTGACCCACCAATATTTCTGGCAGACTCCATCACGAGATGCCAGAGAGCAACGTGTAGTAGAGAGGTATGGCCCATGA
- the CDK3 gene encoding cyclin-dependent kinase 3 isoform X5 — protein sequence MEANGRLDEQQVRRQRMDAFQDVFQKVEKIGEGTYGVVYKAKNKQTGQLVALKKIRLDSETEGVPSTAIREISLLKELKHPNIVRLLDVVHSQKKLYLVFEYLNQDLKKYMDSSHTGELPLSLVKSYLYQLLQGVSFCHSHRVIHRDLKPQNLLINEMGAIKLADFGLARAFGVPLRTYTHEVVTLWYRAPEILLGCKFYSTAVDIWSIGCIFAEMVTRKALFPGDSEIDQLFRIFRTLGTPTESSWPGVTQLPDYKGNFPKWPRKDMKVLIPNLDRDGRDLLMQLLLYDPNRRISAKAALTHQYFWQTPSRDAREQRVVERYGP from the exons ATGGAGGCAAATGGAAGACTAGATGAGCAG CAAGTAAGAAGACAGAGAATGGATGCATTCCaagatgtcttccaaaaggtAGAAAAGATTGGAGAGGGCACCTATGGGGTAGTATATAAAGCCAAAAACAAACAGACAGGCCAGCTAGTTGCTTTGAAGAAGATCCGCCTAGATTC GGAGACGGAAGGAGTTCCCAGTACAGCAATTCGAGAAATCTCCCTGCTGAAAGAATTGAAACATCCAAACATAGTGAG GCTTCTCGATGTGGTTCACAGTCAGAAGAAACTCTATCTAGTCTTTGAATATCTGAATCAGGACCTTAAGAAGTACATGGACTCGTCCCATACAGGGGAGCTGCCTTTAAGTTTGGTCAAG AGCTACCTTTATCAACTGCTACAAGGTGTAAGCTTCTGTCACTCCCACAGAGTCATCCACAGAGATCTGAAGCCCCAGAACTTACTTATAAACGAAATGGGAGCCATCAAACTAGCTGATTTTGGCCTAGCAAGAGCCTTTGGTGTTCCACTGCGTACTTACACTCATGAG GTTGTAACCTTATGGTATCGGGCTCCTGAAATTTTACTAGGTTGTAAATTCTACTCAACAGCTGTGGATATCTGGAGCATTGGCTGCATATTTGCAGAAATG GTAACCAGAAAAGCCTTATTTCCTGGGGACTCCGAAATCGATCAGCTTTTCCGTATTTTCCGCACTCTTGGTACACCTACTGAATCATCGTGGCCGGGAGTGACTCAACTTCCGGACTACAAAGGGAATTTCCCAAAATGGCCAAGAAAAGACATGAAGGTGTTAATTCCAAACTTGGACCGAGACGGACGAGACTTGCTGATG CAACTATTACTGTATGATCCCAACAGACGCATCTCAGCCAAAGCTGCTTTGACCCACCAATATTTCTGGCAGACTCCATCACGAGATGCCAGAGAGCAACGTGTAGTAGAGAGGTATGGCCCATGA
- the CDK3 gene encoding cyclin-dependent kinase 3 isoform X1 encodes MHCVKNPFLLPVLALLPICSIGERVKNQQVRRQRMDAFQDVFQKVEKIGEGTYGVVYKAKNKQTGQLVALKKIRLDSETEGVPSTAIREISLLKELKHPNIVRLLDVVHSQKKLYLVFEYLNQDLKKYMDSSHTGELPLSLVKSYLYQLLQGVSFCHSHRVIHRDLKPQNLLINEMGAIKLADFGLARAFGVPLRTYTHEVVTLWYRAPEILLGCKFYSTAVDIWSIGCIFAEMVTRKALFPGDSEIDQLFRIFRTLGTPTESSWPGVTQLPDYKGNFPKWPRKDMKVLIPNLDRDGRDLLMQLLLYDPNRRISAKAALTHQYFWQTPSRDAREQRVVERYGP; translated from the exons ATGCATTGTGTAAAGAATCCCTTCCTCTTGCCTGTCCTGGCTCTATTGCCAATCTGCTCCATaggggagagagtgaaaaat CAGCAAGTAAGAAGACAGAGAATGGATGCATTCCaagatgtcttccaaaaggtAGAAAAGATTGGAGAGGGCACCTATGGGGTAGTATATAAAGCCAAAAACAAACAGACAGGCCAGCTAGTTGCTTTGAAGAAGATCCGCCTAGATTC GGAGACGGAAGGAGTTCCCAGTACAGCAATTCGAGAAATCTCCCTGCTGAAAGAATTGAAACATCCAAACATAGTGAG GCTTCTCGATGTGGTTCACAGTCAGAAGAAACTCTATCTAGTCTTTGAATATCTGAATCAGGACCTTAAGAAGTACATGGACTCGTCCCATACAGGGGAGCTGCCTTTAAGTTTGGTCAAG AGCTACCTTTATCAACTGCTACAAGGTGTAAGCTTCTGTCACTCCCACAGAGTCATCCACAGAGATCTGAAGCCCCAGAACTTACTTATAAACGAAATGGGAGCCATCAAACTAGCTGATTTTGGCCTAGCAAGAGCCTTTGGTGTTCCACTGCGTACTTACACTCATGAG GTTGTAACCTTATGGTATCGGGCTCCTGAAATTTTACTAGGTTGTAAATTCTACTCAACAGCTGTGGATATCTGGAGCATTGGCTGCATATTTGCAGAAATG GTAACCAGAAAAGCCTTATTTCCTGGGGACTCCGAAATCGATCAGCTTTTCCGTATTTTCCGCACTCTTGGTACACCTACTGAATCATCGTGGCCGGGAGTGACTCAACTTCCGGACTACAAAGGGAATTTCCCAAAATGGCCAAGAAAAGACATGAAGGTGTTAATTCCAAACTTGGACCGAGACGGACGAGACTTGCTGATG CAACTATTACTGTATGATCCCAACAGACGCATCTCAGCCAAAGCTGCTTTGACCCACCAATATTTCTGGCAGACTCCATCACGAGATGCCAGAGAGCAACGTGTAGTAGAGAGGTATGGCCCATGA
- the CDK3 gene encoding cyclin-dependent kinase 3 isoform X2, whose amino-acid sequence MWGCILCFLALGLGCHSTKGTQQVRRQRMDAFQDVFQKVEKIGEGTYGVVYKAKNKQTGQLVALKKIRLDSETEGVPSTAIREISLLKELKHPNIVRLLDVVHSQKKLYLVFEYLNQDLKKYMDSSHTGELPLSLVKSYLYQLLQGVSFCHSHRVIHRDLKPQNLLINEMGAIKLADFGLARAFGVPLRTYTHEVVTLWYRAPEILLGCKFYSTAVDIWSIGCIFAEMVTRKALFPGDSEIDQLFRIFRTLGTPTESSWPGVTQLPDYKGNFPKWPRKDMKVLIPNLDRDGRDLLMQLLLYDPNRRISAKAALTHQYFWQTPSRDAREQRVVERYGP is encoded by the exons ATGTGGGGATGCATATTGTGTTTCTTGGCCCTGGGGCTGGGCTGTCATAGCACAAAGGGAACA CAGCAAGTAAGAAGACAGAGAATGGATGCATTCCaagatgtcttccaaaaggtAGAAAAGATTGGAGAGGGCACCTATGGGGTAGTATATAAAGCCAAAAACAAACAGACAGGCCAGCTAGTTGCTTTGAAGAAGATCCGCCTAGATTC GGAGACGGAAGGAGTTCCCAGTACAGCAATTCGAGAAATCTCCCTGCTGAAAGAATTGAAACATCCAAACATAGTGAG GCTTCTCGATGTGGTTCACAGTCAGAAGAAACTCTATCTAGTCTTTGAATATCTGAATCAGGACCTTAAGAAGTACATGGACTCGTCCCATACAGGGGAGCTGCCTTTAAGTTTGGTCAAG AGCTACCTTTATCAACTGCTACAAGGTGTAAGCTTCTGTCACTCCCACAGAGTCATCCACAGAGATCTGAAGCCCCAGAACTTACTTATAAACGAAATGGGAGCCATCAAACTAGCTGATTTTGGCCTAGCAAGAGCCTTTGGTGTTCCACTGCGTACTTACACTCATGAG GTTGTAACCTTATGGTATCGGGCTCCTGAAATTTTACTAGGTTGTAAATTCTACTCAACAGCTGTGGATATCTGGAGCATTGGCTGCATATTTGCAGAAATG GTAACCAGAAAAGCCTTATTTCCTGGGGACTCCGAAATCGATCAGCTTTTCCGTATTTTCCGCACTCTTGGTACACCTACTGAATCATCGTGGCCGGGAGTGACTCAACTTCCGGACTACAAAGGGAATTTCCCAAAATGGCCAAGAAAAGACATGAAGGTGTTAATTCCAAACTTGGACCGAGACGGACGAGACTTGCTGATG CAACTATTACTGTATGATCCCAACAGACGCATCTCAGCCAAAGCTGCTTTGACCCACCAATATTTCTGGCAGACTCCATCACGAGATGCCAGAGAGCAACGTGTAGTAGAGAGGTATGGCCCATGA
- the CDK3 gene encoding cyclin-dependent kinase 3 isoform X3, with translation MQSSTTTKFCTSTGQQVRRQRMDAFQDVFQKVEKIGEGTYGVVYKAKNKQTGQLVALKKIRLDSETEGVPSTAIREISLLKELKHPNIVRLLDVVHSQKKLYLVFEYLNQDLKKYMDSSHTGELPLSLVKSYLYQLLQGVSFCHSHRVIHRDLKPQNLLINEMGAIKLADFGLARAFGVPLRTYTHEVVTLWYRAPEILLGCKFYSTAVDIWSIGCIFAEMVTRKALFPGDSEIDQLFRIFRTLGTPTESSWPGVTQLPDYKGNFPKWPRKDMKVLIPNLDRDGRDLLMQLLLYDPNRRISAKAALTHQYFWQTPSRDAREQRVVERYGP, from the exons ATGCAgtcctcaacaacaacaaagttttgcACCtctactggg CAGCAAGTAAGAAGACAGAGAATGGATGCATTCCaagatgtcttccaaaaggtAGAAAAGATTGGAGAGGGCACCTATGGGGTAGTATATAAAGCCAAAAACAAACAGACAGGCCAGCTAGTTGCTTTGAAGAAGATCCGCCTAGATTC GGAGACGGAAGGAGTTCCCAGTACAGCAATTCGAGAAATCTCCCTGCTGAAAGAATTGAAACATCCAAACATAGTGAG GCTTCTCGATGTGGTTCACAGTCAGAAGAAACTCTATCTAGTCTTTGAATATCTGAATCAGGACCTTAAGAAGTACATGGACTCGTCCCATACAGGGGAGCTGCCTTTAAGTTTGGTCAAG AGCTACCTTTATCAACTGCTACAAGGTGTAAGCTTCTGTCACTCCCACAGAGTCATCCACAGAGATCTGAAGCCCCAGAACTTACTTATAAACGAAATGGGAGCCATCAAACTAGCTGATTTTGGCCTAGCAAGAGCCTTTGGTGTTCCACTGCGTACTTACACTCATGAG GTTGTAACCTTATGGTATCGGGCTCCTGAAATTTTACTAGGTTGTAAATTCTACTCAACAGCTGTGGATATCTGGAGCATTGGCTGCATATTTGCAGAAATG GTAACCAGAAAAGCCTTATTTCCTGGGGACTCCGAAATCGATCAGCTTTTCCGTATTTTCCGCACTCTTGGTACACCTACTGAATCATCGTGGCCGGGAGTGACTCAACTTCCGGACTACAAAGGGAATTTCCCAAAATGGCCAAGAAAAGACATGAAGGTGTTAATTCCAAACTTGGACCGAGACGGACGAGACTTGCTGATG CAACTATTACTGTATGATCCCAACAGACGCATCTCAGCCAAAGCTGCTTTGACCCACCAATATTTCTGGCAGACTCCATCACGAGATGCCAGAGAGCAACGTGTAGTAGAGAGGTATGGCCCATGA
- the CDK3 gene encoding cyclin-dependent kinase 3 isoform X7, with product MDAFQDVFQKVEKIGEGTYGVVYKAKNKQTGQLVALKKIRLDSETEGVPSTAIREISLLKELKHPNIVRLLDVVHSQKKLYLVFEYLNQDLKKYMDSSHTGELPLSLVKSYLYQLLQGVSFCHSHRVIHRDLKPQNLLINEMGAIKLADFGLARAFGVPLRTYTHEVVTLWYRAPEILLGCKFYSTAVDIWSIGCIFAEMVTRKALFPGDSEIDQLFRIFRTLGTPTESSWPGVTQLPDYKGNFPKWPRKDMKVLIPNLDRDGRDLLMQLLLYDPNRRISAKAALTHQYFWQTPSRDAREQRVVERYGP from the exons ATGGATGCATTCCaagatgtcttccaaaaggtAGAAAAGATTGGAGAGGGCACCTATGGGGTAGTATATAAAGCCAAAAACAAACAGACAGGCCAGCTAGTTGCTTTGAAGAAGATCCGCCTAGATTC GGAGACGGAAGGAGTTCCCAGTACAGCAATTCGAGAAATCTCCCTGCTGAAAGAATTGAAACATCCAAACATAGTGAG GCTTCTCGATGTGGTTCACAGTCAGAAGAAACTCTATCTAGTCTTTGAATATCTGAATCAGGACCTTAAGAAGTACATGGACTCGTCCCATACAGGGGAGCTGCCTTTAAGTTTGGTCAAG AGCTACCTTTATCAACTGCTACAAGGTGTAAGCTTCTGTCACTCCCACAGAGTCATCCACAGAGATCTGAAGCCCCAGAACTTACTTATAAACGAAATGGGAGCCATCAAACTAGCTGATTTTGGCCTAGCAAGAGCCTTTGGTGTTCCACTGCGTACTTACACTCATGAG GTTGTAACCTTATGGTATCGGGCTCCTGAAATTTTACTAGGTTGTAAATTCTACTCAACAGCTGTGGATATCTGGAGCATTGGCTGCATATTTGCAGAAATG GTAACCAGAAAAGCCTTATTTCCTGGGGACTCCGAAATCGATCAGCTTTTCCGTATTTTCCGCACTCTTGGTACACCTACTGAATCATCGTGGCCGGGAGTGACTCAACTTCCGGACTACAAAGGGAATTTCCCAAAATGGCCAAGAAAAGACATGAAGGTGTTAATTCCAAACTTGGACCGAGACGGACGAGACTTGCTGATG CAACTATTACTGTATGATCCCAACAGACGCATCTCAGCCAAAGCTGCTTTGACCCACCAATATTTCTGGCAGACTCCATCACGAGATGCCAGAGAGCAACGTGTAGTAGAGAGGTATGGCCCATGA
- the CDK3 gene encoding cyclin-dependent kinase 3 isoform X6: MLQQQVRRQRMDAFQDVFQKVEKIGEGTYGVVYKAKNKQTGQLVALKKIRLDSETEGVPSTAIREISLLKELKHPNIVRLLDVVHSQKKLYLVFEYLNQDLKKYMDSSHTGELPLSLVKSYLYQLLQGVSFCHSHRVIHRDLKPQNLLINEMGAIKLADFGLARAFGVPLRTYTHEVVTLWYRAPEILLGCKFYSTAVDIWSIGCIFAEMVTRKALFPGDSEIDQLFRIFRTLGTPTESSWPGVTQLPDYKGNFPKWPRKDMKVLIPNLDRDGRDLLMQLLLYDPNRRISAKAALTHQYFWQTPSRDAREQRVVERYGP; this comes from the exons ATGTTACAGCAGCAAGTAAGAAGACAGAGAATGGATGCATTCCaagatgtcttccaaaaggtAGAAAAGATTGGAGAGGGCACCTATGGGGTAGTATATAAAGCCAAAAACAAACAGACAGGCCAGCTAGTTGCTTTGAAGAAGATCCGCCTAGATTC GGAGACGGAAGGAGTTCCCAGTACAGCAATTCGAGAAATCTCCCTGCTGAAAGAATTGAAACATCCAAACATAGTGAG GCTTCTCGATGTGGTTCACAGTCAGAAGAAACTCTATCTAGTCTTTGAATATCTGAATCAGGACCTTAAGAAGTACATGGACTCGTCCCATACAGGGGAGCTGCCTTTAAGTTTGGTCAAG AGCTACCTTTATCAACTGCTACAAGGTGTAAGCTTCTGTCACTCCCACAGAGTCATCCACAGAGATCTGAAGCCCCAGAACTTACTTATAAACGAAATGGGAGCCATCAAACTAGCTGATTTTGGCCTAGCAAGAGCCTTTGGTGTTCCACTGCGTACTTACACTCATGAG GTTGTAACCTTATGGTATCGGGCTCCTGAAATTTTACTAGGTTGTAAATTCTACTCAACAGCTGTGGATATCTGGAGCATTGGCTGCATATTTGCAGAAATG GTAACCAGAAAAGCCTTATTTCCTGGGGACTCCGAAATCGATCAGCTTTTCCGTATTTTCCGCACTCTTGGTACACCTACTGAATCATCGTGGCCGGGAGTGACTCAACTTCCGGACTACAAAGGGAATTTCCCAAAATGGCCAAGAAAAGACATGAAGGTGTTAATTCCAAACTTGGACCGAGACGGACGAGACTTGCTGATG CAACTATTACTGTATGATCCCAACAGACGCATCTCAGCCAAAGCTGCTTTGACCCACCAATATTTCTGGCAGACTCCATCACGAGATGCCAGAGAGCAACGTGTAGTAGAGAGGTATGGCCCATGA